One window of the Candidatus Eremiobacteraceae bacterium genome contains the following:
- a CDS encoding acyl carrier protein, producing MDHGNAGASGAGVSPTFAVVQQIAAGVFGVAECDISPESSPQTVERWDSVQQIYLVLALEERFGVQLALEDIEELKNLGDIAKAIDKKV from the coding sequence ATGGATCACGGTAACGCCGGCGCCAGCGGTGCCGGCGTAAGTCCGACCTTCGCGGTCGTCCAGCAGATCGCCGCGGGCGTCTTCGGCGTCGCTGAATGCGACATCTCGCCCGAATCCTCGCCGCAGACAGTCGAACGCTGGGACTCCGTCCAGCAGATCTACCTCGTCCTCGCTCTCGAAGAGCGTTTCGGCGTACAGCTCGCGCTCGAGGATATCGAGGAATTGAAAAACCTCGGCGATATCGCCAAGGCTATCGACAAGAAGGTGTAG
- a CDS encoding acyltransferase, which translates to MRRFRKAVQPARSRLPDISIAEGVTLRGEDKFKYGKNCVIDVGAYLSCAGGAWNNYAGHITVGDDCEIGPYSVLNGAGGITFGNGVHIGAHVAISANQLKRDKDSPRGVTMGYAPVTIEDGVLVGPNSSIAPGVTIGKNTTIGAGSSVVSDIPPNSIAVGCPARVLAKTPVEAVQSS; encoded by the coding sequence ATGCGCCGATTCCGCAAAGCCGTTCAGCCGGCGCGCAGCCGCCTGCCCGACATCTCGATCGCCGAGGGCGTCACGCTTCGAGGCGAAGACAAGTTCAAGTACGGCAAGAACTGCGTCATCGACGTCGGGGCATACTTGAGCTGCGCGGGCGGCGCGTGGAACAACTATGCCGGACACATCACGGTCGGCGATGATTGCGAGATCGGCCCGTACTCGGTGTTGAACGGAGCGGGCGGCATCACGTTCGGCAATGGCGTGCACATCGGCGCGCACGTCGCCATCAGCGCCAATCAGCTCAAGCGCGACAAAGACTCGCCGCGCGGCGTCACGATGGGCTACGCGCCGGTGACGATCGAAGACGGCGTCCTCGTCGGGCCGAACAGCTCGATCGCGCCAGGCGTCACGATCGGCAAGAACACGACGATCGGCGCGGGCTCATCGGTCGTCTCGGATATACCGCCGAACAGCATCGCGGTCGGCTGCCCCGCGCGCGTTCTCGCGAAGACACCGGTCGAAGCGGTCCAGTCGAGCTAA